A portion of the Polaribacter cellanae genome contains these proteins:
- a CDS encoding M16 family metallopeptidase produces the protein MSILKHTVLFCIARMLIFFVFARTFSQHQYSTEKTLRNSFSYYIQQNNYPTQNTLFYLVVKTGSIQENEHQLGYAHFLEHMAFKGGKRFKNKPFTQYLTAQGLQIGVHYNAVTNYDYTLYTIEFPKKENYEMQQKTMAFFADILDGLHLNKQQIATEKKIVLEEKRIANLPSNHYNFKLGNSLYLQRLAIGTDSSINNISQKKLKTFYNQWYQPKNARIFVVGNIDTTATETLIKNTFATIKNNNTTTKKADKQLYKHLTSDVLTDTIQSKSESKVHLEWALAQDFTNLEDQVSKEIANQLFNRILENRLDSLAKNDVKYLSIGLNYFVADVGYSSISYNAKSDIKQGVENVLQEIQRLALHQISEKELQFYVNKALKNIKNRQPKKVSSYQIINTVVDSYLGINFAMPTNQKNELKRVILRKITPEIIKKIAKNRLESNKLRVFIEPSQYPKESLSLREFEQIKAKISEKKLQPIPFDFSEEKKKKKEKHNTVYKLKTPVLKAQKPKQKSYYKNLGITKLHYKNGVKVYLKPIKNHSNEVKVAGVANGGTSIIPDSLYYQYEFAVSYMELGGIANLNPKQLESYNEDKNFGVSFMISEYERNIYGYSKTNQVNEFLKYLYLKMTKATVDTVEFKSVIKDEIKTLEKQKRTIFEPNTYNEKVAELKNVFFPNRKSATTINNFKKLDIFKMQEFYNTAFNNANHWKFIITGNFSIDSITPSLNIYFGNLRKGKNLENNNLFNKNSFKKALKIPLKKDNKIATTTFLFYGRYKPTIKNSVLASLAEKYLRSKITKVLREEHGLVYTPITAIKKNIHPKPFSILEIQYSCKPENSAKAKQIVIQSLEKTIETILTKEELSSYKKGLLLQYNAVLTSSNSYNWNFNILKSLSNNENIGELEYFPDILHKISTKDLQSFIKKTIDFKNMKIIYED, from the coding sequence ATGAGCATTCTTAAACATACAGTATTGTTTTGTATTGCAAGAATGCTCATTTTTTTTGTGTTTGCGAGAACTTTTTCTCAACACCAATATTCTACCGAAAAGACATTACGCAACAGTTTTTCGTATTACATACAACAAAATAATTATCCTACGCAAAATACGCTTTTTTATTTGGTGGTAAAAACGGGTTCTATTCAAGAAAACGAGCATCAATTAGGCTATGCGCATTTTTTAGAACATATGGCTTTTAAAGGCGGAAAACGCTTTAAAAACAAACCTTTTACCCAATATTTAACGGCACAAGGCTTGCAAATTGGCGTACACTACAACGCAGTAACTAACTACGATTATACTTTATATACAATCGAATTTCCTAAAAAAGAAAACTATGAAATGCAACAAAAAACAATGGCATTTTTTGCTGATATTTTAGACGGATTGCACCTAAACAAACAACAAATAGCAACCGAAAAAAAAATTGTTTTAGAAGAAAAACGCATTGCAAATCTGCCAAGCAACCACTATAATTTTAAATTAGGAAACAGTCTTTACCTACAACGATTAGCAATTGGAACAGATAGTAGCATTAACAACATCTCTCAAAAAAAATTAAAAACGTTTTATAACCAATGGTATCAACCAAAAAACGCAAGAATTTTTGTCGTCGGAAATATCGACACCACAGCAACTGAAACGCTTATAAAAAACACTTTTGCTACGATTAAAAACAACAATACAACTACAAAAAAAGCCGACAAACAATTATACAAACATTTAACATCTGATGTTTTAACAGATACAATTCAATCGAAATCTGAATCGAAAGTACATTTAGAGTGGGCGTTAGCACAAGATTTTACAAATCTGGAAGATCAAGTATCAAAAGAAATTGCCAATCAGTTATTTAATCGAATTTTAGAAAATAGGTTAGATAGTTTGGCAAAGAACGATGTAAAATATTTGTCGATAGGTTTAAATTACTTTGTGGCAGATGTTGGGTATTCATCAATTTCATACAATGCAAAATCTGATATTAAACAAGGTGTTGAAAACGTATTACAAGAAATTCAACGATTGGCACTACATCAAATTTCTGAAAAAGAATTGCAATTTTATGTAAACAAAGCATTAAAAAACATAAAAAATAGACAGCCTAAAAAAGTATCGTCTTATCAAATTATAAATACGGTTGTTGACTCCTATTTAGGAATTAATTTTGCTATGCCAACAAATCAAAAAAATGAATTAAAACGTGTAATTTTACGTAAAATTACACCTGAAATCATTAAAAAAATTGCTAAAAACAGGCTTGAATCAAATAAATTACGTGTTTTTATTGAACCATCTCAATATCCAAAAGAAAGCCTTTCACTACGTGAATTCGAGCAAATAAAAGCTAAAATTTCAGAAAAAAAGCTACAGCCTATCCCCTTTGATTTTTCTGAAGAAAAAAAGAAAAAAAAAGAAAAACATAACACTGTTTATAAACTGAAAACACCTGTTTTAAAAGCACAAAAGCCAAAACAAAAAAGCTATTATAAAAATTTAGGAATTACAAAATTGCACTATAAAAACGGAGTTAAGGTGTATTTAAAACCGATAAAAAACCATAGCAATGAAGTTAAAGTTGCTGGTGTTGCTAATGGCGGAACTTCGATTATTCCTGATAGTTTGTATTATCAATACGAATTTGCGGTTTCGTATATGGAGTTGGGTGGAATTGCCAATTTAAACCCAAAACAATTAGAGTCGTACAACGAAGATAAAAATTTTGGCGTTTCATTTATGATATCTGAATATGAACGAAATATTTATGGATATTCAAAAACTAATCAAGTTAACGAGTTTTTAAAATACTTGTATTTAAAAATGACCAAGGCAACTGTAGATACAGTCGAGTTTAAATCAGTCATCAAAGATGAAATTAAAACATTAGAAAAACAAAAGAGAACAATTTTTGAGCCAAATACTTATAATGAAAAAGTCGCCGAATTGAAAAATGTATTTTTCCCAAATCGTAAGAGTGCTACAACTATAAACAATTTTAAAAAATTAGATATTTTTAAAATGCAAGAATTTTACAATACTGCTTTTAATAATGCAAATCACTGGAAATTCATTATAACAGGAAACTTTTCTATTGATAGCATTACACCTTCTCTAAACATTTATTTTGGTAATTTAAGGAAAGGAAAAAATCTGGAAAACAACAATTTATTCAATAAAAATAGTTTCAAAAAAGCACTGAAAATCCCATTAAAAAAAGACAATAAAATAGCCACTACAACTTTTCTGTTTTATGGAAGATATAAACCAACTATAAAAAATAGTGTTTTGGCTTCTTTGGCAGAAAAATATTTAAGATCTAAAATAACTAAAGTATTACGTGAAGAACATGGCTTGGTATATACGCCTATTACAGCTATTAAAAAAAACATACATCCAAAACCGTTTTCTATCTTAGAAATTCAATATAGCTGCAAACCTGAAAATTCTGCAAAAGCCAAACAAATTGTTATACAATCCTTAGAAAAAACAATCGAAACTATATTAACAAAAGAAGAACTTTCTTCATATAAAAAAGGTCTTTTACTACAATACAACGCTGTTTTAACTAGTAGTAACAGTTATAATTGGAATTTTAATATTCTTAAAAGTTTGTCTAATAATGAAAATATTGGCGAACTAGAATATTTTCCAGATATATTGCATAAAATTTCTACAAAAGACCTTCAAAGTTTTATAAAAAAAACTATTGATTTTAAAAACATGAAAATAATTTATGAAGATTAA
- a CDS encoding HU family DNA-binding protein, with protein sequence MNKSDLIDAMAADAGISKVAAKAALESFTGNVTSSLKKGEKVALVGFGTFSVSNRAARSGRNPQTGKTIQIAAKNVAKFKAGAGLSDAVN encoded by the coding sequence ATGAACAAGTCAGATTTAATCGATGCAATGGCTGCAGATGCAGGAATTTCTAAAGTAGCAGCTAAAGCAGCTTTAGAGTCTTTTACAGGTAACGTAACTTCTTCTTTGAAAAAAGGTGAAAAAGTTGCTTTAGTAGGATTCGGAACTTTTTCAGTATCTAACAGAGCTGCTAGAAGTGGAAGAAATCCACAAACTGGAAAAACGATTCAAATTGCTGCTAAAAATGTAGCAAAATTTAAAGCTGGAGCTGGATTAAGCGATGCTGTAAACTAA
- the fmt gene encoding methionyl-tRNA formyltransferase has product MRDIRIVFMGTPDFAVTILKNLVEKNYTIVGVITAPDKPAGRGRKLNESAVKKYAKSKDLHILQPTNLKSEAFTKELKDLNANLQIVVAFRMLPKSVWQMPKYGTFNLHASLLPEYRGAAPIHWAIVNGETKTGVTTFFIDDKIDTGEIILQHEMEVTKDETVGTLHDKLMYLGADLVTQTVDFIKKGDVKTTKQPHLEEKSAPKLNPENCRIDWNDSLENIYNKIRGLNPFPAAWTIIYNNNEEISAKIYEVQKEEENHNFESGKIISSKKQLKVAVDKGYIIIDEIKLSGKKKMDAKSLLNGFHFSAEAKML; this is encoded by the coding sequence ATGAGAGATATACGCATCGTTTTTATGGGAACTCCAGATTTTGCAGTAACGATTCTTAAAAATTTAGTTGAAAAAAATTATACAATTGTTGGGGTTATTACTGCCCCAGACAAACCTGCAGGAAGAGGAAGAAAATTAAATGAGTCTGCAGTTAAGAAATATGCAAAATCTAAAGATTTACATATTTTACAACCAACAAATCTAAAAAGTGAAGCGTTTACAAAAGAATTAAAAGATTTAAATGCCAATTTACAAATTGTGGTGGCATTTAGAATGTTACCAAAATCGGTTTGGCAAATGCCAAAATATGGAACTTTTAATTTGCACGCTTCTTTATTACCAGAATATAGAGGTGCTGCTCCTATCCATTGGGCAATTGTAAATGGAGAAACGAAAACTGGGGTTACCACCTTTTTTATTGATGATAAAATTGACACAGGAGAGATTATTTTACAACATGAGATGGAAGTTACCAAAGACGAAACTGTGGGAACTTTACATGACAAATTAATGTATTTAGGTGCAGACTTGGTTACCCAAACTGTAGACTTCATAAAGAAAGGAGATGTAAAAACGACGAAACAACCCCATTTAGAAGAAAAATCTGCTCCAAAATTAAATCCTGAAAACTGCAGAATCGATTGGAATGATTCTTTAGAGAATATTTATAATAAAATTCGTGGTTTAAATCCATTTCCTGCAGCTTGGACAATTATATATAATAATAACGAAGAAATCTCTGCGAAAATTTACGAGGTTCAAAAAGAGGAAGAAAACCATAATTTTGAGTCTGGAAAAATAATAAGCTCTAAAAAACAATTGAAAGTTGCTGTCGATAAAGGATACATTATTATAGACGAAATTAAACTTTCTGGAAAGAAAAAAATGGATGCAAAAAGTTTGCTAAATGGCTTTCATTTTAGTGCTGAAGCAAAAATGTTGTAA
- a CDS encoding SGNH/GDSL hydrolase family protein produces the protein MKLEKIINSKTFLSFIFTICCTFTMLAQKERFKTSKLKLDASKYHNLRGGIRNSFIKFEQQKKGRVAFVGGSITYNGGWRDSICNYLKQRFPTTKFEFIAAGISSMGSTPAAFRINRDVLNKGSIDLLFEEAAVNDELNGRTSEEQVRAMEGIVRHVREKSPTSDIVLMHFVNPKKMEVYRNGKIPIVIQNHEKVARHYNIPSINLAKEVTERIDYGEFTWKDDFINLHPSPFGQGIYSNSIKQFLENAWQKDFNIDEKIISYKLPNILIKGNYNRGDLFSIKKYGKQKGWKYTENWKPSDGKSTRENYTNVPMLLNDGVEKTLKFKFKGDTVGIAIAAGPDAGIIACKVDNGLWVKHDLYTKWSAGLHLPWYKTLVAGLDNGKHTLKIKVLKEKNPLSKGNACRIRYFYVNGEEN, from the coding sequence ATGAAATTAGAAAAAATTATAAATAGTAAAACGTTTTTATCTTTTATTTTTACGATTTGTTGTACTTTTACTATGCTCGCACAAAAAGAAAGATTTAAGACTTCAAAATTAAAGTTAGATGCCTCTAAATATCATAATTTAAGAGGAGGTATTCGAAATTCATTTATCAAGTTCGAACAACAAAAAAAAGGACGTGTCGCTTTTGTAGGAGGCTCAATTACCTATAATGGAGGTTGGCGAGATTCTATTTGTAATTATCTTAAGCAACGTTTTCCTACTACCAAGTTCGAATTTATTGCTGCTGGTATAAGTTCAATGGGAAGTACTCCTGCAGCATTTCGAATAAATCGAGATGTTTTAAATAAAGGTTCCATTGATTTACTGTTTGAAGAAGCAGCCGTTAACGACGAGTTAAATGGACGAACTTCGGAAGAACAAGTAAGAGCGATGGAAGGCATTGTAAGACACGTTCGAGAAAAAAGTCCCACTTCAGATATTGTATTGATGCATTTTGTAAATCCTAAAAAAATGGAAGTTTACAGAAATGGAAAAATTCCCATAGTAATTCAAAATCATGAAAAAGTAGCAAGACATTATAACATTCCTTCAATAAATCTAGCAAAAGAAGTTACAGAAAGAATAGATTATGGAGAGTTTACTTGGAAAGATGATTTTATAAATTTACATCCATCACCATTTGGACAAGGAATTTATTCCAATTCCATCAAGCAATTTCTAGAAAATGCTTGGCAAAAAGATTTTAATATCGATGAAAAAATAATTTCATATAAATTACCAAATATCTTAATAAAAGGCAATTACAATAGAGGAGACTTGTTTTCAATAAAAAAATATGGAAAACAAAAAGGTTGGAAATATACAGAGAATTGGAAACCTTCAGATGGAAAAAGTACAAGAGAAAACTACACAAATGTACCAATGTTACTAAACGATGGTGTTGAAAAAACTTTAAAATTTAAATTTAAAGGAGATACAGTAGGAATTGCAATCGCTGCAGGCCCAGATGCAGGAATAATTGCATGCAAAGTAGATAATGGTCTTTGGGTAAAACACGATCTATACACAAAATGGAGTGCTGGCTTGCACTTACCTTGGTACAAAACATTGGTGGCTGGTTTAGATAATGGAAAACATACTTTAAAAATAAAAGTTTTAAAAGAAAAGAATCCTTTAAGTAAAGGAAATGCCTGTCGAATTCGATATTTTTACGTGAATGGAGAAGAAAACTAA
- a CDS encoding START-like domain-containing protein, with protein MEKVKFELEIPIHASPNMLYQYVSSPSNLQEWFADKVNSRGKIFSFIWDGVEEEAELITKKTDERIRWKWLESEDDESFFELKIQVDPLTKDVSIIVTDFADNKDEVEEAKQLWENQIDELRHIIGA; from the coding sequence ATGGAAAAAGTAAAATTCGAATTAGAAATTCCTATTCATGCCTCGCCAAACATGCTGTATCAGTATGTATCTTCACCTTCTAATTTACAAGAATGGTTTGCAGATAAAGTCAATTCTAGAGGAAAAATATTCAGTTTTATTTGGGATGGAGTAGAAGAAGAAGCAGAATTAATTACAAAAAAAACAGACGAAAGAATCCGTTGGAAATGGTTAGAAAGCGAAGACGACGAAAGTTTCTTCGAATTAAAGATTCAAGTAGACCCACTTACCAAAGATGTTTCTATAATTGTTACCGATTTTGCCGATAACAAAGATGAGGTAGAAGAAGCAAAACAACTTTGGGAAAATCAAATAGATGAATTAAGACATATCATAGGAGCTTAA
- a CDS encoding RecQ family ATP-dependent DNA helicase: protein MMSPEKILAQYWGFSEFRTPQKEIITAVLEQKDVITLLPTGGGKSLCFQVPALVKEGTCLVISPLIALMQDQVENLKKLHIKAVTIPSGNSPDEIITLFDNIKFGNVKFLYISPERLQSPLIQEKLKEVNLNLVAIDEAHCISEWGHDFRPSYRNIKILRDINATVSFIALTATANKRVLKDIEDNLELKNVKIFRKSFSRKNLAYQVFKIEDKLQRLLQIFTKTKSPAIVYVNSRKKTEEIANFLNANKFKSSFYHAGLSKIKKQISFDNWMTEKTPIIVATNAFGMGIDKANVGLVIHYNLPFSVENYVQETGRAGRNNKKSFAALLYNEHDILMFKEQLQKSLPTIAEIKEIHKKLYQYFRIANGEIAETSFDFNILEFSKKYNFSVLKTDAVLKIISNYGIIELTDNYNKKSTLKFTTHHSSILKFGEKNQSLKTFIGVLLRTYGGLFENEIKIDEFFIAKKARITSKKVIENLKKLQDLEFVEYIPVKAASSLLFLVPREDNITINRFSKDMKQFLLQKSRKAKDLVSFIKNDTLCRSKQLLSYFDENTSEKCGICDVCLSEVKMIEEEDLSKKIMALLKVEKMLTSKEISDSLNSNEQEILIHLRNLLALNKVILNHQNKFQNK from the coding sequence ATGATGTCTCCTGAAAAAATACTCGCCCAATATTGGGGTTTTTCGGAATTTAGAACACCTCAAAAAGAAATAATAACTGCTGTTTTAGAGCAAAAAGATGTAATTACATTGTTGCCAACTGGTGGTGGAAAATCGCTGTGTTTTCAAGTTCCTGCTTTAGTAAAAGAAGGAACTTGCTTAGTAATTTCGCCACTAATTGCCTTAATGCAAGATCAAGTAGAGAATCTTAAAAAATTACATATAAAAGCAGTTACGATTCCTTCTGGAAATAGCCCAGATGAAATTATAACACTTTTCGATAATATAAAATTTGGAAACGTAAAATTCCTTTACATTTCTCCAGAAAGATTGCAATCGCCTTTGATTCAGGAAAAATTAAAAGAAGTAAACCTGAATTTAGTTGCGATTGACGAAGCACATTGTATTTCGGAATGGGGCCACGATTTTAGACCCTCTTACAGAAACATAAAAATTCTAAGAGATATAAATGCTACTGTTTCTTTTATTGCCTTAACAGCAACTGCAAATAAGAGAGTTCTTAAAGATATTGAAGATAATTTAGAGCTAAAAAATGTAAAAATATTTCGAAAATCTTTTTCAAGAAAAAATTTAGCTTATCAAGTTTTTAAAATTGAAGATAAGTTACAACGCTTGTTGCAAATTTTTACAAAAACAAAATCGCCAGCGATTGTGTATGTAAATTCCAGAAAAAAAACAGAAGAAATTGCTAATTTCTTAAACGCAAACAAATTTAAAAGTAGTTTTTATCACGCTGGTTTATCTAAAATTAAAAAGCAAATTTCTTTTGACAATTGGATGACAGAAAAAACACCCATAATTGTCGCCACAAATGCTTTTGGAATGGGTATAGATAAGGCAAATGTAGGTTTGGTAATACATTACAACTTGCCTTTTAGCGTAGAAAATTATGTGCAAGAAACAGGTAGAGCTGGTAGAAACAATAAGAAATCGTTCGCAGCACTTTTGTATAACGAGCACGATATTTTAATGTTTAAAGAACAATTGCAAAAATCGTTGCCCACAATTGCAGAAATTAAAGAAATTCATAAAAAACTCTATCAATATTTTAGAATTGCAAATGGCGAAATTGCAGAAACATCGTTTGATTTTAATATTTTAGAATTTTCTAAAAAATATAATTTTTCTGTTTTAAAAACAGATGCTGTTCTTAAAATAATTTCTAATTACGGAATTATAGAACTTACCGACAATTATAATAAAAAATCTACTTTAAAATTTACGACACACCATTCTTCCATTTTAAAATTCGGAGAAAAAAACCAATCTCTAAAGACCTTTATTGGAGTTTTACTAAGAACTTATGGAGGTCTTTTTGAAAATGAAATTAAAATTGATGAGTTTTTTATTGCCAAAAAAGCACGTATTACTTCTAAAAAAGTAATCGAAAATTTAAAAAAATTACAAGATTTAGAATTTGTAGAATATATTCCTGTTAAAGCGGCTTCTTCACTTTTATTTTTGGTTCCCAGAGAAGATAATATAACAATTAATCGCTTTTCTAAAGATATGAAACAGTTTTTACTTCAAAAAAGTAGGAAGGCAAAAGATTTAGTCAGTTTTATAAAAAATGATACACTTTGTAGAAGTAAGCAACTACTCTCTTATTTCGATGAAAATACTTCAGAAAAATGTGGAATTTGTGATGTTTGTTTATCGGAAGTAAAAATGATTGAAGAAGAAGATCTTTCCAAAAAAATAATGGCTCTTTTAAAGGTTGAAAAAATGCTAACATCAAAAGAAATTAGCGATTCTTTAAATAGTAACGAGCAAGAGATTTTAATACATTTGCGAAACCTTTTGGCGTTGAATAAGGTAATATTAAATCATCAAAATAAATTTCAAAATAAATAA
- a CDS encoding aminotransferase class IV, translating into MINFNGELLFKENVQLSIDNRGFKYGDGIFETIKIVNKKVVFWEDHYFRLMASMRMLRMKIPMEFTLEFLEQEILKTIEVQEEALSFRARLNVYRKDGGLYTPKTNKIDYLIEVSPSNNQTKETYQIDVFKDFYNYSGLLSTIKTNNRMVNTLASIFADENELDNCILLNERKGVVEVANGNIFIVKDNLVKTPALTEGCIKGIIRSKVMDIIKNNKEFTLEETVISPFEIQKADEVFITNAIVGIQPVTNYKKKSFTTEFGKKLNNNLRVLQIAGK; encoded by the coding sequence ATGATTAATTTTAACGGCGAATTACTTTTTAAAGAAAACGTACAATTATCTATCGATAATAGAGGATTTAAATATGGAGATGGAATTTTCGAAACCATTAAAATAGTAAATAAAAAAGTTGTTTTTTGGGAAGACCATTATTTTCGATTAATGGCCTCTATGAGAATGTTACGAATGAAAATTCCAATGGAATTTACTTTAGAGTTTTTAGAACAAGAAATTTTAAAAACCATAGAAGTACAAGAGGAGGCACTTTCCTTTAGAGCACGATTAAATGTGTATAGAAAAGATGGTGGTTTGTATACGCCAAAAACGAATAAAATAGATTATTTAATTGAAGTTTCTCCAAGCAATAACCAAACAAAAGAAACCTATCAAATAGACGTTTTTAAAGATTTTTATAACTATTCTGGACTTTTATCAACCATAAAAACCAATAACAGAATGGTAAATACATTGGCAAGTATCTTTGCAGATGAAAACGAACTAGACAATTGTATTTTACTAAATGAAAGAAAAGGAGTCGTAGAAGTTGCGAACGGAAATATTTTTATTGTAAAAGACAATCTTGTTAAAACACCTGCTTTAACAGAAGGCTGTATCAAAGGAATTATAAGAAGTAAAGTAATGGATATTATTAAAAATAATAAAGAATTTACTTTAGAAGAAACTGTAATTTCTCCATTTGAAATTCAAAAAGCAGATGAAGTTTTTATCACCAATGCAATTGTGGGAATTCAGCCAGTAACCAATTATAAGAAGAAATCGTTTACAACAGAGTTTGGAAAAAAATTGAATAATAATTTAAGAGTTTTACAGATTGCTGGAAAATAA
- a CDS encoding DUF493 family protein, producing MSKKSEFYSKLKVQLDDTTSFPADYLYKFIVPTTKNQVTEVEDIFDNRGAVITTKKSKTGKYVSVSIILKIENSDEVISFYKKAEKIEGIISL from the coding sequence ATGAGTAAAAAAAGCGAATTTTATAGCAAATTAAAAGTACAATTAGACGATACTACTAGTTTTCCTGCAGATTATTTATACAAGTTTATTGTGCCTACGACTAAAAATCAGGTTACAGAAGTAGAAGATATTTTCGACAATAGAGGAGCTGTTATTACCACCAAAAAATCGAAAACAGGAAAATATGTAAGTGTTTCTATTATTTTAAAGATAGAAAATTCAGACGAAGTAATTTCGTTTTATAAAAAAGCAGAAAAAATAGAAGGAATTATATCTTTATAA
- a CDS encoding IS1595 family transposase has protein sequence MDVFQGRNLLEFTERFKTDDCCKEYLATIKWKDEFKCIKCSNKTSQIRKNFARTCNKCSHTETASANTLFHKVKFGLRKAFFICFEMSTTTKSLSASYMGVRFGITEKTARLFMHKVREAMKSSENHPMKGNVHIDEFVVGGYEKGKPGRSYDSKKKKVVTAVELTDKGKIKRMYALKIDNFSAKELEKIFTKHIDENATITTDLWKGYRPLSKEYKITQIESDNGKNFMALHTMIHQVKSWIRTTYSCVSDFNINRYLDEFCYRLNRSQSKINIFDNLIQRMVKSDKMYQNKMICS, from the coding sequence ATGGATGTTTTTCAAGGAAGAAACCTTTTAGAGTTTACTGAACGCTTCAAAACAGATGATTGTTGTAAAGAATATTTAGCAACTATTAAGTGGAAAGATGAATTCAAATGCATAAAGTGTAGTAACAAAACGAGTCAAATTCGCAAGAATTTTGCACGTACTTGTAATAAATGTAGCCATACAGAAACAGCTTCTGCCAACACTTTATTTCACAAAGTAAAGTTTGGTTTACGTAAAGCTTTTTTTATCTGTTTTGAGATGTCAACCACTACAAAAAGTTTATCAGCAAGTTATATGGGAGTTCGTTTTGGAATCACGGAAAAAACGGCTCGTTTATTTATGCATAAAGTAAGAGAAGCTATGAAATCTAGCGAAAATCATCCAATGAAAGGTAATGTTCATATCGATGAATTTGTAGTTGGTGGTTATGAAAAAGGAAAACCTGGAAGAAGTTATGATAGTAAAAAGAAAAAGGTCGTAACTGCAGTAGAATTAACTGATAAAGGAAAAATAAAAAGAATGTATGCCTTGAAAATAGATAATTTTTCAGCCAAAGAATTAGAGAAAATATTTACCAAACATATTGATGAAAATGCAACAATAACAACTGATTTATGGAAAGGGTATCGTCCTTTATCTAAAGAATATAAGATTACACAAATAGAGAGTGATAATGGTAAAAATTTTATGGCTTTACACACAATGATACATCAAGTAAAATCTTGGATTAGAACAACGTATTCTTGTGTAAGTGACTTTAATATAAATAGGTATTTAGATGAATTTTGTTATCGTTTAAATAGATCTCAAAGCAAGATAAATATCTTTGATAATTTAATTCAAAGAATGGTCAAATCTGATAAAATGTATCAAAACAAAATGATATGTTCTTAA
- a CDS encoding AAA family ATPase, giving the protein MQKKIVLIGGPGTGKTSVLNSLISRDFFCMEEISREVILKAKEEGIDQLFLTEPLLFSTMLLEGRENQYKIAEKTNHELVFFDRGIPDVHAYMNYFKTSYPPFFIEKCKKYKYDCIFHFSPWQEIHTTDNERYETFEQSVTIDKFLVEAYEELGYKIIDVPFGTVEKRTNFILNSLSCDL; this is encoded by the coding sequence ATGCAGAAAAAAATTGTGCTTATTGGTGGCCCAGGAACTGGCAAAACATCTGTTCTTAACAGCCTTATTTCCAGAGACTTTTTTTGTATGGAAGAAATTTCTAGAGAAGTTATTTTAAAAGCAAAAGAAGAAGGTATCGATCAACTTTTTTTAACAGAACCGCTTCTTTTTAGCACCATGTTATTAGAAGGTAGAGAAAACCAATACAAAATTGCAGAAAAAACCAACCACGAACTTGTTTTTTTTGATAGAGGAATTCCAGATGTGCATGCTTATATGAATTATTTTAAAACTTCATATCCGCCTTTTTTTATAGAGAAATGTAAAAAATATAAATACGATTGTATTTTTCATTTTTCTCCTTGGCAAGAAATTCACACCACAGATAACGAACGTTACGAAACTTTCGAGCAATCTGTAACCATAGACAAATTTTTAGTGGAAGCTTACGAAGAATTAGGCTACAAAATTATAGATGTACCTTTTGGAACTGTTGAAAAAAGAACAAATTTTATTTTAAATTCGCTTTCTTGCGATTTATGA
- a CDS encoding YqgE/AlgH family protein, which translates to MKKVKLQKGKLLVAEPAILNDSSFNRALILLAEHTENNTVGFILNKPLEYSVNDLVPDVRCNFNVYEGGPVEQDNLYFVHKIPELLDGSLEVSNGIFWGGNFKQLKKLLNEGLLEESDIRFFLGYTGWSKGQLENEIKENSWFVSENDFENVFTLDEQDLWKNKLLQKGGNYKLWANAPEDFNLN; encoded by the coding sequence ATGAAAAAAGTAAAACTACAAAAGGGTAAACTATTGGTTGCAGAACCTGCCATTTTAAACGATAGCTCTTTTAATAGAGCACTTATTTTGTTAGCAGAGCATACAGAAAACAATACAGTTGGTTTTATTTTAAACAAACCTTTAGAATATTCTGTTAATGACTTGGTGCCAGATGTGCGTTGCAATTTTAATGTATATGAAGGGGGACCTGTAGAACAAGACAATTTATATTTTGTACATAAAATTCCTGAATTATTGGATGGCAGCCTAGAAGTTTCTAATGGTATTTTTTGGGGCGGTAATTTTAAACAACTTAAAAAATTGCTAAACGAAGGTTTGTTAGAGGAAAGCGATATTCGCTTTTTCTTAGGTTATACTGGCTGGAGTAAAGGACAGTTAGAAAATGAAATTAAAGAAAATTCGTGGTTTGTTTCCGAAAATGATTTCGAAAACGTTTTTACATTAGATGAGCAAGATCTTTGGAAAAATAAACTACTTCAAAAAGGTGGAAACTATAAATTATGGGCAAATGCCCCTGAAGATTTTAATTTGAATTGA